Genomic segment of Xanthobacter dioxanivorans:
CTGCTGGCGGCCGACCCGAAGGTGGATTACGCGCTCACCCGCCTCATCCCCATCGCGCCCGGCTCCGCCACCGCCATCCGCCTGCTGCGCGATGAACTGCGCGCCCGCGCCGACAGCGATCTCGACCGCCTCTCCGGCACCGGGGAGCGCACGCGTGGCCTCGTCGCCTCCGCCCGCTATACCGGGCAGGGCTATGAGATCAGCTTCCCCGTGCCCGATCCCGACATGCCGGAAGCCGAGTTCCTCGCCTCCTTCCGTGCCGCCTTCGGCGAGGCCTACAAGCGCACCTACGGCTATCATGACGCGGAGCGCGCCATCGAGGCGGTGGACTGGACCTTCCATGCCGCGCTCGGTATCGGCGCCGGCCTCTCCGCCACGAGCACGCAGGGCGACGGCGACAGCGTGATCGGCAGGCGCCGCGCCTGGTTCGATCCAGGCACGCAGGGCATCGAGATCGACATCCACGACCGCTACCGCATGGCGCCCGGCGTCGCAGTGACCGGTCCCTGTGTCATCGAGGAAGCGGAGACCACCATCGTGCTGCTCGCGGGCGACCGCGCCGAGATCAGCGCCTGCGGCAACCTCGTCATCGCCATCGGGGGCAGGCATGAGCGTCAATCCCATCACCCAGTCGCTGGTCTGGAACACCCTCGTCTCCATCGCCGAGGAAATGGGCTCAACCCTGCGCCGCACCGCCTTCTCGGAAGCCGTGCGCGAGGCGGACGACTTCTCCACCGGCGTGTTCGACCGTCACGGCCACCTGCTTTCGCAGGGCAATTTCACCCCCGGCCATCTCGGCTCCATGCCGGCGGTGGTGGCCACCGTCTCCGGCATGTATCCCGGCGAGACGCTGAAGCCCGGCGATGCGGTGGTGCTCAACGACAGCGGCCTCGGCTCCGGTCATTTCCCCGACTTCTACATGGTGACGCCGGCCTTCGTGGACGGCCTCTTCTCCGGCTGGATCGTCAACATCGCCCATCATGTGGACGTGGGCGGCGCGGCGCCGGGCTCGCAGAAGGTCATCGGTGTGACCGAGGCCTATCAGGAAGGCATCCGCATCCTGCCGGTGAAGCTGGTGCGCGAAGGCGTGTTCGATGCCGAGCTGATGCGCATCATCACCGGCAATGTGCGCATCCCGGCGGCGGTGGAAGGCGATCTCGCCGCCCAGCGCAACGCCAATGAGGTGGGCGTCGCCCGCTTCGCCGATCTGGTGCGGGCGGTGGGCCGCGAGACGCTGGACGAGGCCATCGACGCCATCCTCGCGGCGTCCGAGAAGCGCATGCGCGAGCGCATCGCCGAGATCCCGGACGGGACCTACAGCTTCGACGACTATCTCGACGGCATCGGTGCCGGCGAAGACGGGCTGATCCCGGTGGCGGTGGATGTGACCGTAAGCGGCGACCGCATGGTCATCGATTTCTCCCGCTCCGGCGATCAGGTGGCCGCCGCCATCAATGCCTATTTCAACTACACCCGCGCCCACGGCTTCTTCGCGGTGAAGGTGTTCACCGACCCCGAGCTGCCGCAGAACGAGGGCGGTCTGCGGGCCATCGAGGTGAAGGCGCGGCCCGGCTGCTTCTTCAATCCGCAGTTCCCCGCGCCCTCCGGCGGGCGCGCGGCGATCCAGATCCGCATCTTCGAGCTGATCAACGGCGCGATGGCCAAGGCCCTGCCCGACCGGGTGATGGCGGCCTTCTCCCACTGGTCCAACCCCATCCTCTCCGGTGTGGACGAGGAGACCGGCAAGCGCTTCATCTATTACGACCTGATCTTCGGCGGCTACGGCGCCCGCAAGGCCGCCGACGGCCTGGAAGGCGTTGCGCCGGTGATCAACTGCGCCAACATCCCGGTGGAGGTGCACGAGACCTATAATCCGGTCATCATCCACCAGCTCACCTTCCGGCCCGACACCGGCGGCGCCGGCGCGACGCGTGGCGGCTGCGGCATTGCCAAGGATATCGAGCTGCTGGCGTCCGCCGGCACCCTCACCCTGCTGGGCGACCGCCATGTGAAGCCGCCGCACGGCTTCTTCGGCGGCGGCTCCGGGGCGCTGGCTTCCTCCACCCTGCTGCGCGACGGCGAGGAAACCGCCCTCATCTCCAAGCAGATGCTGGAGATGAAGCGCGGCGACATTCTGAAACTGCGGCTGGCCGGCGCGGGCGGCTACGGCCCCGCCAGCGAGCGCGATCCCGCCCGCATCGAGGCAGATCTGAAAGACGGCTATGTGACGCCTGAAGGCGCCGCCCGCGACTATCGCTTTTCCTGAAGGCTTCTTCCGATGATGCAGCAGCTTCTCCGCAACACCGCCTCGCAGCTCGACGCCGCCCATTCGGTGCATCCCCACACCGACCTGCGCAAGCATCTCGACACCGGCCCGCTGATGATCACGCGCGGCGAGGGCATCCATGTCTTCGACGAGAACGGCAACCGTTATCTGGAAGGCGCGGCGGGCCTGTGGTGCGCCTCGCTCGGCTTCGGCAGCGAGCGGCTCGGCGAGGTCGCCAAGAAGGCGATGACCGAGCTTGGCTATTATCACAACTTCCGTGGCGCCTCGACGGTGCCCGCCGCCGAGCTGTCCGCCAAGCTGGCCGGCATCGCGCCCGAGGGCATGGACAAGATCCTGCTCCAGTCCTCCGGCACTGAGGCCAACGACACCGCGCTCAAGCTGGTCTGGTATTACTGGGATGCCAAGGGCATGCCCGCCCGGCGCAAGATCATCTCGCGCACGGGCGCCTATCACGGCACCGGAACGTTGACCTCCTGCCTGACGGCCAAGGCCAATTTCCACGCCGGCTTCGGCCTGCCGTTCGACGGCTTCCTCTACACCACCATGCCCTATCACTACCGCATGGCGGAGCCCGGCGAGAGCGAGACGGACTTCTCCGACCGCCTCGCCGCCGAGCTGGAAGCCATGATCCTGAAGGAAGGCCCGGAAACCATCGCGGCTTTCTGGGCCGAGCCGGTGATGGGTTCGGGCGGTGCGATCACGCCGCCGGAGGGCTATTTCCCCAAGATCCAGGCGGTGCTGGACAAGTATGAGATCTTGTTCGTCGCCGACGAGGTGATCTGCGGCTTCGCCCGAACCGGCGAGATGTGGGGCAGCCAGACCTATGGCATCCGCCCCGACATGATCTGCTGCGCCAAGGCGCTCTCTGCCGCCATGCTGCCGGTCTCCGCCGTCATCATCGGTGCGCGGGTATTCGAGGCCATGCTCGCCCAGAGCGATCGCTTCGGCACCTTCGTCCACGGCTACACCTATGGCGGCCACCCCGTCGCCTGCGCTGTCGCCAACGAGGTCCTTGCCATCTATGAGGAGATGGATCTCGTCGGCCATGTGAAGTCCGTGTCCAAGGGTTTCCTCGCCGGCTTCGAGGCGCTGAGGGATCATCCGCTGGTGGGCGACGCGCGCGGCGTCGGCCTCATCGGCGCGGTGGAGATCGTCGCCGACAAGCCTACCAAGGCCATGCACGAGCCCGGCCAGAAGGTGATGGCGCAGTTCGACGCCGCCGCCCGCAAGCGCGGCCTCATTACCCGCCTCATCGGCAACCGCGCGGCCCTGTCCCCGCCCCAGATCATTACGGCTTCCGAGGTGGACGACATGTTCGCCCGGTTCCGCGGCGCGCTCGATGATGTCGCCTGCATTGTGAAATGAGGAGCTTGCGTATGGACCGCCAAGCCAACCGCCCAACCGACATCAGCCCCGAGGAATGGGAGATCCGCTGCGATCTCGCCGCCCTCTACCGGCTCGTCGCCCACTACCGGATGACGGACCTCATCTACACCCACATCTCCGCTCGCCTGCCGGGCGCCGAGCATCATTTCCTCATCAATGACTACCGCCGCATGTTCCACGAGATGCGCGCGTCCGACCTGGTGAAGATCGACCTCGACGGCAACAAGATCGACGAGAAGTCCCGCCCGGATCAGGTGGTCAACCGCGCCGGCTTCGTGATCCATTCGGCGCTGCACGCCAATCGCGAGGACCTGCTCTGCATCGTGCACACCCATACGCGCGCGGGCATCGCGGTGGCCTCGCAGAAGTGCGGCCTGCTGCCCATGAGCCAGCACGCGCTGAAGTTCCACGGCCATCTCGCCTACCACAATTACGAGGGCATCGCCCTCGGCCTCGACGAGCGTGAGCGTCTGGTGCGCGACCTCGGCCCGGACCACCGGGCCATGATCCTGCGCAACCACGGTCTGCTCGTGGGCGGGCGCACCATCCCGGAAGCGTTCGACCACATCTACTTCCTGGAGAAGGCCTGCGAGGCCCAGCTCGCCGCCCAGTCCGGCGGCGCCGAGCTGGTGCTGCTGCCCGACGAGGAGATCCAGGAGCACACGGCGGCGCAGTATCGCCACGACGAGATCCCCCATTGGGTGGACATGGCCTGGACCGCCGCTTTGCGCCTGGTCGACACCAAGAAGTCGGACGTGTGGACCTGAAAAACGACAACGAGAAGCGGCGGGAGAGCGACCGGGACGGCGGGATGAGTGAGATGGAACTGGACGGACCCGCCTCCCGGCGGGCCGACGACGCCTTGCAGGCCGCCGAGGCCCTGCAACCCAAAGGCTGGTCGCATCACATCAAGAAGCGTGGCGCCGCGCTGCTGTGGCTGGCCCTCGCGCTGGCGCTCGGCAGCGTGGGGGGTGGCTGGCGCATCTGGCGCATTTGCCGCTCGCCTGGCTGCTGGGCGCATTGTTCGCCACGGCAGGTCTCGCCGCCACCGGCCGCGAGATCGAGGTGGGCATCTCGCGGCACTATGCGCTGGTGATCCTCGGCCTCGGCCTTGGCCAGTCGTTCACCGCCCCCGTGCTCGCGGCGCTGGCGGGCAACCTGCCGCTGCTGTTCGTCTGCTCCGCCGCCACCATGGCGACCGGGATCGTCGGTGCCCGCGCCTATACACGCATCGCCGGGCTCGATCCCAAGACAGCCTTCTTCTGCGGTGTGCCCGGCGGCGTGGTGCTGATGGCCATCCATGCCCAGCGCTCCGGCATCTCGGAGAGCCATGTCACCCTGGCGCAGACCATCCGCCTGCTGGTGGTGGTGGTGCTCTATCCGCCGCTGATCGCCTACCTGCTGCCGCCCGACGCCGCCCAGCTGGCGCAGGAGGCGGCGATGATCCAGCCCACCACCCTCACCACCCTCATCATGTGGTGCTGCGCGGGGCTTGGTGCGGCGCAGGTCGGCAAGACCATCGGCCTGCCGAACCCGTGGATGCTGGCCCCTTGCGTGTTCGCTATCACGCTGGCCTCGCTTGGTGCCCTGCCCGCCATGGTGCCGGATGGCCTGCTGATCGCAGGCCAGATCGTGCTCGGTGTTTCGCTCGGCTCGCGTATGACGCCCGCTTTCTTCAGGGGCTCCCACAAGCTGGTGCTCGCCTCTCTGGCCTCGTCCGTCAGCTTGTCCGCTCTGCTGTTGGCGCTGGGCGCGCTGGTGTCCTATGGCAGCGGCCTGCCCATGAGCGCCTCGCTGCTGGGCATGGCGCCGGGCGGCATGCCGGAGATGACGGTGACCGCCCATGCGCTGGGGGCCTCCGTGCCGCTGGTGCTGGGCTTCCATCTGGTGCGGGTCGTGCTCAGCAACCTGCTGATAGAACCCACCTGGAAGCTGGCGCGGGCGATGCGACTGCTTTGAAGGTTCGCAGCGGACAAGAAAAGGGCGAGGCGCATATGCATCTCGCCCTTTTCCGTTTGGCGTGCCCCTCAGGCGCGGGCCGCGAAGGCTGGCAGATCGAAGGCGCGGGGGGCGGCCACCGGCCCTTCCGGCAAGCGCACCTCCACGAGGCAGCTGTGCGCCGAGCAGCCCTGGCTGAGGCCGGAGGCCGGCCGGTCGGCGGTCAGCACATTGGGGTTGCCGTGCCGCTCCTGCCCGGCGGCATCGTCGAAATCGTACCACCCCCGGTGGACAGGCGCACCACGCCGGGCATCACCTCGCCGGAGATCCTCAGGCCCGCGAGGCAGCGGCCGCGATCATTGAACAGCTCCACCGTCGCGCCTTCGGCCAGCCCGCGCGCGGCGGCGTCCGAGGGGTGCATGATCACTGGCTCGCGGCCACCGATCTTGCCGGCGCGGCTGTGCGGCGAAGGATCGAGCTGGCTATGCAGGCGGCGCTCCGGCTGGTCGGAGATGAGGTGCAGCGGATAACGCGCCACGCCTTCGCTGCCTTGCCATTCGCGCGGCTCGATCCACACCGCGTGGCCGGGGCAGTCGGCGATGTCGAAGCCCGCGATGGTCTGCGAAAAGATCTCGATCTTGCCGGAAGGCGTCCTGAGCGGATGCGCCTCCGGGTCGGCGCGGAAATCGGCGAGCATCACCCGGTCCACGTCATGGGCGGCAAGGTCGATCTTGCCGATCTCGCGGAAGGCGGCGAAGTCGGGCAGCTCGACGCCGGAGGCGCTCCAGCTCTGGCGCATGATGTCATAGAGGTGGCGTTGCCACTCATCCCCCGTGCGGCCTTCCGTGAAAGCCTCCTCGCAGCCCAGCTCGGCGGCGATACGACGGAAGATCTCGTAATCGTCCAGCGCCTCGCCCGCGGGCGGGATCACCGGTCGCGAGGCCACCAGCATGCCTTCCAGCGTGGCATAGGAGATGTCCTCCCGCTCCATGGTGGTGGTCACCGGCAGCACGATGTCGGCGCGCTTGGCGGCCGGGGTCCAGAACTGCTCGTGCACCACGATGGTCTCCGGCTTGCGCCACGCTATGTCGAGCCGCGAGAGATCCTGATGGTGATGGAAGGGGTTGCCGCCCGCCCAATAGATCAGGCGGATGTCGGGATAGGTGTAATCGCCACCATTGTAGTGGAAAGGCGCACCGGGATTGAGCAGCATGTCGGCGATGCGCGCCACGGGGATGAATTTCGACACCGCATTGCGGCCCTGGGGAAGTGAGGGGCCGGAGAGGCGGGCGTGCGGGCTGCCCATGGTGTTCTCAGCGCCATAGCCAAGGCCGAAGCCCCCGCCCGGCAGGCCGATCTGCCCCAGCATGGCGGCCAGCGTCACCGTCGCCCAGAAGGGCTGCTCGCCATGGTCGGCGCGCTGGAGCGCCCAGGCGATGTTGATCATGGTGCGCTTGGTCATCACCTTCGCGGCCAGGCCGCGAATGGTCTGCGCCGGCACCTGACAGAGCGGCTCGGCCCAGTCCGGGGTCTTGGGAATGCCGTCCGTGGCGCCGGTGAGATAGGCCTCGAAGGTGTCCCAGCCGACGCAGCAGCGGTTCAGGAAATCGAGATCGTGCCGGCCGGCCCTGTGCACCTCGAAGGCGAGGGCCAGCAACATGGCAGTGTCGCCATTGGGGCGGATGCGGATCCACTCCACCGGCCCGCCGGTCTCCAGATTGCCGGCGATCGGCGAGACATTGACGAACTCCACGCCATTGCCGGCCATGGCGCGCAGGCCCGCGCGCACCTGATGGCGGCCGACGCCGCCGGCCGCGATCTGGGCATTCTTGGCCGGCACGCCGCCGAAGGCCACGAACAGCTCGCACTCCTCGGCCAGCACCTTCCAGCAGGTGTGATCCTTCATCAGCGTGTCCATGGGGGCCACGATGTGGGGCATCAACACACGGGCAGCGGCCAGCGAATAGCTGTCGCGATGGGCCACATAGCCGCCGGCGCAGTTCAGGAAGCGGTGGATCTGGCTCTGGGCATGGTGGAAGCGTCCGGCGCTGGCCCAGCCATAGGAGCCGCCGAAGATGGCCTCGTTGCCATGGGCTTGCCGCACCCGCGCGATGTCCCGGGCGACGAGGCGGGCGGCTTCCTCCCAGCTCACCTCCACGAAAGGCTCGCGACCGCGCTTCTCCGGCGCCGCGCCCGGCCCCCGCTCCAGCCAGCTCTTGCGCACGGCGGGGCGCTTGACGCGCAGGGCCATCAGCTCCGGGGCGAGCTGGTGCAGGCCGATGGGAGATGCGTCTTGATCTTCGCGGAAGGGTAGCAGGCGCGGCCCCTTCCGGGTCTCCTCCACCTCATAAATGCCCCAATGGGCCGTGGTGTAACGCATCCGCCTGCTCCGTTCCGACACTCTGCGCCGGTCATTGCCGGCCGTCGACCGGACGTTGCTTGCGTCCGAACGTCTGTCAGAATATTGTATGATAATCCTGCTGAGAAGGCCCTCTCATGCTTCAACCCATTGCCAGGCAGACCGAGACCCTGCGTGACCGCACAGTGGTGGCGATCCGTGATGCCATTTTCGACGGCACGCTCGCCCCGGCGAGAAGCTGGTGGAACGCAAGCTTTGTGAATGGCTGAGCGTCTCGCGCACCTCGGTCCGCGAGGCGCTCCGGCAGCTCGCTGCCGAAGGATGGGTGGACAATGTGCCTTATATCGGCCCCTCTGTCCGCTCCATCTCCCCGCAGGACGTCACCGAGCTTTATGGCATCCGCGCGGCGCTGGAGGGCTATGCAGCCGCTCAATACTGCGCCAGGGCAACGGACGCCGATGATGCCGCGCTATCCGCCGCGCTGGCAGAGATGAAGGACGCTGCTGATCGCGGTGCGCCCGAGGCGCAGACGCAGGCCATCGCTCATTTCTATGCCGCGCTGCTGGCTCCCGCCGCCAATCCGCGCCTCAACGCCTCGCTGGACGAGCAGGGCCGCTGGCTGGGCTGGCTGCGCCGGGCCTCGCTGTCCGATGCCTCCGCCGCCCGGGCGAGTTTCGCGGAGAAGGAGGTGCTGGTGACCGCCCTGCTCAAGCGCGACACCAATCGCGCCCGCACCCTGTGCGAGACCCATCTGGAGCGTGCCGCCGCCCGCGTGGGCAAGGCGCTAGTGAAGCGCCTCCATGAGCTTTCTGCCGCCCGCACCGACGCCGGAGCCGCCTGACCCCCAATAAACCTGAGACCACAGGACCAGAGGACATCATGGAGCGTTTCGCCAATCTGATCGACGGCCAGGAGGTCGCCCCGGTGGAGGGGCGCTATCTGCCGACCGAAAATCCCTGGACCGGCCTGCCCTTCGCCGAGATCCCGCGCTCCTCGCCCGCCGATGTGGACGCGGCGGTGGCCGCAGCCGAACGCGCCTTCCGCACCTCCAAATGGGCCACCATGTCCGCCACCGAGCGCGCCGGCCTGATGCGCAAGCTGGGCGACCTCGTGGAGCGCGAGGCGGAAAATCTCGCCGTCGCCGAGACCCGCGACAATGGCAAGACCTTCAGCGAGATGTTCCGCCAGATGCGCAACACGGCGGAATGGTATCGCTATTACGGCGGGCTCGCCGACAAGATCGAAGGCCGCGTCATCCCGGTGGAGGCGCCGGGCCACCTCAACTACACCATCCGCGAGCCGCTGGGCGTGATCGCCATGATCATCCCGTGGAACTCGCCGGTGCGGCTGCTGGCGTGGAAGCTCGCCCCCGCGCTGGCGGCGGGCAACACCTGCGTGATCAAGCCTTCGGAATTCGCCACCACCTCCACGCTGACCTTCGCCCGGCTGGTGAAGGAAGCCGGCATTCCGGACGGCGTCGTCAATGTGGTGAGCGGCCTCGGCGCCGAGATCGGCCCGGCGCTGACCGACCATCCAGACGTGGCCAAGGTCGCCTTCACCGGCGGCGTGGGCTCGGGCACCGCCGTCTATGTGGCCGCCGCCAAGCGGCTGCGCCCGGCGACGCTGGAGCTGGGCGGCAAGTCGCCCAACATCGTGTTCGAGGATGCGGACATTGAGTCGGCGGTCAATGGCGTTCTCGCCGGCATCTTCGCCTCCGGCGGGCAGAGCTGCGTCGCCGGCTCGCGCCTGCTGGTGGCCGACAGCGTGCATGACGATTTCGTCGCCCGCCTCGCGGCGGCGGCGGAAAAAATCCGCCTCGGCGATCCCATGGATCCGAAGACCCATGTGGGCCCGGTGGCCAACCGTCCGCAGTTCGAACGCATCATGGGCATGATCGAAGCCGCCAAGGCCGAGGGCGCCCGCCTGGTGTGCGGCGGCACCGCCGTGACCGGCGCCGAGGGCGGCCTGTTCGTCACCCCCACCATCTTCGCCGATGTGGCGCCGGACATGACCATCGTGCGCGACGAGGTGTTCGGCCCGGTGCTGGTGGTGCTGCGCTTCAAGAACGAGGACGAGGCTGTCGCCATGGCGAATGACAGCCGTTTTGGTCTCGGCGCCGGCATCTGGAGCCAGGATGCGGGCCGGGTGCACCGCATGGCGGCGAAGGTGCGGGCGGGTTCGGTGTGGGTGAACACCTACCGCATGACCTCGCAGACCAGCCCCTTCGGCGGCTACGACCTTTCCGGCGTCGGACGCGAGGGCGGACAGGCCATGATCGATGCCTATCTGCAGACTAAGAGCGTGTGGGTGAACACCACCGGCCGCTACGCCTCCGCATTCCCCGCGTGAAATTCCCCGCGTGAATCCCGCCGGCGGCGCTCCCTCCGCCGGTCTACGGCCGTTGCAGGGCGGTAGCGGCGGCCCTTCCCACGACGGCGCTTTACGGGCCCACCAGAGGCTCGTCTTCACCATCGTTTGCGTGGATGGGCGCCCTTACCGCAGGCCTTGCTTCGTGCGGGCTCAAGCCCGTGCGCTGGGGGAGGGGCGCCGGCGTCGTGGCGGCGGATCGA
This window contains:
- a CDS encoding hydantoinase B/oxoprolinase family protein; this translates as MGSTLRRTAFSEAVREADDFSTGVFDRHGHLLSQGNFTPGHLGSMPAVVATVSGMYPGETLKPGDAVVLNDSGLGSGHFPDFYMVTPAFVDGLFSGWIVNIAHHVDVGGAAPGSQKVIGVTEAYQEGIRILPVKLVREGVFDAELMRIITGNVRIPAAVEGDLAAQRNANEVGVARFADLVRAVGRETLDEAIDAILAASEKRMRERIAEIPDGTYSFDDYLDGIGAGEDGLIPVAVDVTVSGDRMVIDFSRSGDQVAAAINAYFNYTRAHGFFAVKVFTDPELPQNEGGLRAIEVKARPGCFFNPQFPAPSGGRAAIQIRIFELINGAMAKALPDRVMAAFSHWSNPILSGVDEETGKRFIYYDLIFGGYGARKAADGLEGVAPVINCANIPVEVHETYNPVIIHQLTFRPDTGGAGATRGGCGIAKDIELLASAGTLTLLGDRHVKPPHGFFGGGSGALASSTLLRDGEETALISKQMLEMKRGDILKLRLAGAGGYGPASERDPARIEADLKDGYVTPEGAARDYRFS
- a CDS encoding aminotransferase produces the protein MMQQLLRNTASQLDAAHSVHPHTDLRKHLDTGPLMITRGEGIHVFDENGNRYLEGAAGLWCASLGFGSERLGEVAKKAMTELGYYHNFRGASTVPAAELSAKLAGIAPEGMDKILLQSSGTEANDTALKLVWYYWDAKGMPARRKIISRTGAYHGTGTLTSCLTAKANFHAGFGLPFDGFLYTTMPYHYRMAEPGESETDFSDRLAAELEAMILKEGPETIAAFWAEPVMGSGGAITPPEGYFPKIQAVLDKYEILFVADEVICGFARTGEMWGSQTYGIRPDMICCAKALSAAMLPVSAVIIGARVFEAMLAQSDRFGTFVHGYTYGGHPVACAVANEVLAIYEEMDLVGHVKSVSKGFLAGFEALRDHPLVGDARGVGLIGAVEIVADKPTKAMHEPGQKVMAQFDAAARKRGLITRLIGNRAALSPPQIITASEVDDMFARFRGALDDVACIVK
- a CDS encoding class II aldolase/adducin family protein, producing the protein MDRQANRPTDISPEEWEIRCDLAALYRLVAHYRMTDLIYTHISARLPGAEHHFLINDYRRMFHEMRASDLVKIDLDGNKIDEKSRPDQVVNRAGFVIHSALHANREDLLCIVHTHTRAGIAVASQKCGLLPMSQHALKFHGHLAYHNYEGIALGLDERERLVRDLGPDHRAMILRNHGLLVGGRTIPEAFDHIYFLEKACEAQLAAQSGGAELVLLPDEEIQEHTAAQYRHDEIPHWVDMAWTAALRLVDTKKSDVWT
- a CDS encoding AbrB family transcriptional regulator; amino-acid sequence: MPLAWLLGALFATAGLAATGREIEVGISRHYALVILGLGLGQSFTAPVLAALAGNLPLLFVCSAATMATGIVGARAYTRIAGLDPKTAFFCGVPGGVVLMAIHAQRSGISESHVTLAQTIRLLVVVVLYPPLIAYLLPPDAAQLAQEAAMIQPTTLTTLIMWCCAGLGAAQVGKTIGLPNPWMLAPCVFAITLASLGALPAMVPDGLLIAGQIVLGVSLGSRMTPAFFRGSHKLVLASLASSVSLSALLLALGALVSYGSGLPMSASLLGMAPGGMPEMTVTAHALGASVPLVLGFHLVRVVLSNLLIEPTWKLARAMRLL
- a CDS encoding molybdopterin-dependent oxidoreductase — protein: MRYTTAHWGIYEVEETRKGPRLLPFREDQDASPIGLHQLAPELMALRVKRPAVRKSWLERGPGAAPEKRGREPFVEVSWEEAARLVARDIARVRQAHGNEAIFGGSYGWASAGRFHHAQSQIHRFLNCAGGYVAHRDSYSLAAARVLMPHIVAPMDTLMKDHTCWKVLAEECELFVAFGGVPAKNAQIAAGGVGRHQVRAGLRAMAGNGVEFVNVSPIAGNLETGGPVEWIRIRPNGDTAMLLALAFEVHRAGRHDLDFLNRCCVGWDTFEAYLTGATDGIPKTPDWAEPLCQVPAQTIRGLAAKVMTKRTMINIAWALQRADHGEQPFWATVTLAAMLGQIGLPGGGFGLGYGAENTMGSPHARLSGPSLPQGRNAVSKFIPVARIADMLLNPGAPFHYNGGDYTYPDIRLIYWAGGNPFHHHQDLSRLDIAWRKPETIVVHEQFWTPAAKRADIVLPVTTTMEREDISYATLEGMLVASRPVIPPAGEALDDYEIFRRIAAELGCEEAFTEGRTGDEWQRHLYDIMRQSWSASGVELPDFAAFREIGKIDLAAHDVDRVMLADFRADPEAHPLRTPSGKIEIFSQTIAGFDIADCPGHAVWIEPREWQGSEGVARYPLHLISDQPERRLHSQLDPSPHSRAGKIGGREPVIMHPSDAAARGLAEGATVELFNDRGRCLAGLRISGEVMPGVVRLSTGGGTISTMPPGRSGTATPMC
- a CDS encoding GntR family transcriptional regulator translates to MERKLCEWLSVSRTSVREALRQLAAEGWVDNVPYIGPSVRSISPQDVTELYGIRAALEGYAAAQYCARATDADDAALSAALAEMKDAADRGAPEAQTQAIAHFYAALLAPAANPRLNASLDEQGRWLGWLRRASLSDASAARASFAEKEVLVTALLKRDTNRARTLCETHLERAAARVGKALVKRLHELSAARTDAGAA
- a CDS encoding aldehyde dehydrogenase, whose translation is MERFANLIDGQEVAPVEGRYLPTENPWTGLPFAEIPRSSPADVDAAVAAAERAFRTSKWATMSATERAGLMRKLGDLVEREAENLAVAETRDNGKTFSEMFRQMRNTAEWYRYYGGLADKIEGRVIPVEAPGHLNYTIREPLGVIAMIIPWNSPVRLLAWKLAPALAAGNTCVIKPSEFATTSTLTFARLVKEAGIPDGVVNVVSGLGAEIGPALTDHPDVAKVAFTGGVGSGTAVYVAAAKRLRPATLELGGKSPNIVFEDADIESAVNGVLAGIFASGGQSCVAGSRLLVADSVHDDFVARLAAAAEKIRLGDPMDPKTHVGPVANRPQFERIMGMIEAAKAEGARLVCGGTAVTGAEGGLFVTPTIFADVAPDMTIVRDEVFGPVLVVLRFKNEDEAVAMANDSRFGLGAGIWSQDAGRVHRMAAKVRAGSVWVNTYRMTSQTSPFGGYDLSGVGREGGQAMIDAYLQTKSVWVNTTGRYASAFPA